A single Agromyces sp. CF514 DNA region contains:
- a CDS encoding cysteine desulfurase-like protein, whose protein sequence is MAYDVARIRSGFPSLESGWAHFDGPGGTQTPLAVGEAIASVLTGPLSNRGTSSVSEQRAEDAVHGFRLAMADFANTHPRGIVQGRSATQLTYDFSRHLSKGWGPGDEVIVTSLDHDSNVRPWVQAAERVGATVRWAEFDPATGELPVEAVTSLLGDRTRLVAVTGASNLIGTMPDVAAIASAAHAVGALVWVDGVHYSAHELPDLDALGADFFTCSPYKFLGPHCGVLVSRPELLETITPDKLLPATDVVPERFEFGTLPYELLAGVTAAVDVLAGLATSGSDGVGGDDHGATDAAASRRARLQASYAALHEHESGLLARLEAALGGLPGVTVHSRAARRTPTLLLTFAGHEASAVSERLAAAKVLAPSSNFYALEASRRLGLGDEGGLRVGLAPYTDDADIDRLIAGLSAALGSPAE, encoded by the coding sequence ATGGCCTACGACGTCGCGCGCATCAGATCCGGATTCCCGTCGCTCGAGAGCGGGTGGGCGCACTTCGACGGGCCGGGCGGCACGCAGACGCCGCTCGCGGTCGGCGAGGCCATCGCCTCGGTGCTCACGGGCCCGCTGTCGAACCGCGGCACGTCGTCGGTCTCGGAGCAGCGCGCCGAAGACGCGGTGCACGGGTTCCGGCTCGCGATGGCCGACTTCGCGAACACGCACCCGCGGGGCATCGTGCAGGGTCGCTCCGCCACCCAGCTCACGTACGACTTCTCGCGGCACCTGTCGAAGGGGTGGGGTCCCGGCGACGAGGTGATCGTCACGAGCCTCGACCACGACTCGAACGTGCGCCCGTGGGTGCAGGCCGCCGAGCGCGTCGGCGCGACGGTGCGCTGGGCCGAGTTCGACCCGGCGACGGGCGAACTCCCGGTCGAGGCGGTCACCTCGCTCCTCGGCGATCGCACGCGGCTCGTCGCGGTCACGGGCGCGTCGAACCTCATCGGCACGATGCCGGATGTCGCGGCCATCGCCTCGGCCGCGCACGCCGTCGGCGCGCTGGTCTGGGTCGACGGCGTGCACTACAGCGCCCACGAACTGCCCGACCTCGACGCGCTCGGCGCGGACTTCTTCACGTGCTCGCCGTACAAGTTCCTCGGCCCGCACTGCGGCGTGCTCGTCTCGCGACCCGAGCTGCTCGAGACGATCACGCCCGACAAGCTGCTGCCGGCGACGGATGTCGTGCCCGAGCGCTTCGAGTTCGGCACGCTGCCCTACGAGCTGCTCGCCGGGGTCACGGCCGCGGTCGACGTGCTGGCAGGGCTCGCCACGTCGGGTTCCGACGGTGTCGGCGGCGACGACCACGGGGCGACGGATGCCGCGGCCTCGCGCCGCGCGCGGTTGCAGGCCTCGTACGCGGCACTCCATGAGCACGAGTCGGGCCTGCTGGCACGCCTCGAGGCCGCCCTCGGCGGACTGCCCGGTGTGACGGTGCACTCGCGGGCGGCTCGCCGCACCCCGACGCTGCTGCTCACGTTCGCCGGCCACGAGGCATCCGCCGTCTCGGAGCGGCTCGCCGCGGCGAAGGTGCTCGCGCCGAGCAGCAACTTCTACGCGCTCGAGGCGTCGCGGCGGCTCGGTCTCGGCGACGAGGGCGGCCTGCGCGTCGGCCTCGCGCCGTACACAGACGACGCCGACATCGACCGCCTGATCGCGGGACTCTCTGCGGCGCTGGGCTCGCCGGCCGAGTAG
- a CDS encoding DNA glycosylase AlkZ-like family protein gives MDLAGLRALRLHVQGLRHPSDLSAPESVRRFGAVQAQEFLPAQWGLAQRVPPASRPDAASIAADLDEGRILRTHVLRPTWHFLHPDDARWVLELSAERVHRANATYYRRTGVDGEVAVQAIDVVAAHAAGGHRTRSEFATALADAGLPSTGMALSYVLMRAELERVLISGANAGRQRTHAAFDERVPPAAPRPRDEALADLATRFIDARGPVTDRDFAAWSGFTLTDARHAFAAVVERADAAGDPIETLDVDGVAHQVRAAQLERFAGVGAGDGAGGAGGGGGGGGGGGRTAGNGPRIDLLQAYDEYIMGYAPPRAYLQAPGDRAVHAEFPSTRSCATAS, from the coding sequence GTGGACCTCGCAGGCCTCCGCGCGCTGCGCCTGCACGTGCAGGGGCTGCGGCATCCGTCCGACCTATCGGCGCCCGAGTCGGTGCGCAGGTTCGGCGCGGTGCAGGCGCAGGAGTTCCTGCCCGCGCAGTGGGGGCTCGCCCAGCGCGTGCCTCCGGCGTCCAGGCCCGACGCCGCGAGCATCGCCGCCGACCTCGACGAGGGTCGCATCCTGCGCACGCACGTGCTTCGCCCCACCTGGCACTTCCTGCATCCCGACGACGCCCGCTGGGTGCTCGAGCTCTCGGCTGAGCGCGTGCACCGGGCGAACGCCACGTACTACCGCAGGACCGGCGTCGACGGAGAGGTCGCCGTGCAGGCGATCGACGTCGTCGCGGCGCACGCGGCCGGCGGGCACCGCACGCGATCCGAGTTCGCGACCGCACTGGCCGACGCCGGCCTGCCCTCGACCGGCATGGCGCTCTCGTACGTGCTCATGCGCGCCGAGCTCGAACGAGTCCTCATCAGCGGCGCGAACGCCGGCAGGCAGCGCACGCATGCGGCGTTCGACGAGCGCGTGCCGCCAGCGGCGCCGAGGCCCCGCGACGAGGCCCTCGCCGACCTCGCGACCCGGTTCATCGACGCCCGCGGGCCGGTGACCGACCGCGACTTCGCGGCGTGGTCGGGCTTCACGCTGACGGACGCGCGGCACGCGTTCGCGGCGGTCGTCGAGCGAGCGGATGCCGCGGGCGACCCGATCGAGACGCTCGACGTCGACGGGGTCGCCCACCAGGTGCGCGCAGCGCAGCTCGAGAGGTTCGCGGGCGTCGGAGCCGGGGACGGAGCTGGCGGCGCCGGTGGCGGTGGCGGTGGCGGTGGCGGTGGCGGCCGCACAGCCGGGAACGGGCCGAGGATCGACCTGCTGCAGGCCTACGACGAGTACATCATGGGCTACGCACCGCCTCGGGCCTACCTGCAGGCACCGGGCGATCGCGCCGTGCACGCCGAGTTCCCCTCCACGCGCTCATGTGCGACGGCGTCATGA
- a CDS encoding DUF1304 domain-containing protein, with amino-acid sequence MLVIASVFVALAALLHGYIFLLESVLWTRPKTWKTFGVADQAAADITKPMAYNQGFYNLFLGIGAALGLILVWSGVDEAGRALVLFSTACMALAAAVLTTTGRGYLRPALIQGTLPLIGFVLFLFS; translated from the coding sequence ATGCTCGTCATCGCCAGCGTCTTCGTCGCCCTCGCCGCGCTGCTGCACGGCTACATCTTCCTGCTGGAGAGCGTGCTGTGGACCAGGCCCAAGACCTGGAAGACCTTCGGCGTCGCCGACCAGGCCGCCGCCGACATCACGAAGCCCATGGCGTACAACCAGGGCTTCTACAACCTGTTCCTCGGCATCGGCGCCGCGCTCGGGCTCATCCTCGTCTGGTCGGGCGTCGACGAGGCCGGGCGCGCGCTCGTGTTGTTCTCCACGGCGTGCATGGCGCTCGCGGCTGCCGTGCTCACGACGACCGGGCGCGGCTATCTCAGGCCGGCGCTCATCCAGGGCACGCTGCCGCTCATCGGCTTCGTGCTCTTCCTGTTCTCCTGA
- a CDS encoding PP2C family serine/threonine-protein phosphatase, with protein sequence MIAHEVRLAAAAATDVGLVRRANEDSALAEWPVYAVADGMGGYEAGDRASAAVIDAFRTHVVGGPVASIAGVRAALADAASAVATVAATTERGAGSTIAGVALVDDEGEPAWLVFNVGDSRVYRHRGTELEQVTVDHSLAQELVDAGELRPEERNGFAQRNVITRAIGGPDSTADSWLLPVVNGERLLICSDGLTGEVSDEGIRATLTMGGRAESVAAALVQRARQAGGRDNITVVVVDVIAGGHDESADAATGTDRGADAAASDDDRTTIPLRGRT encoded by the coding sequence ATGATCGCGCACGAGGTGCGCCTCGCCGCTGCTGCGGCGACCGACGTCGGACTCGTCCGCCGGGCGAACGAGGATTCCGCGCTCGCGGAATGGCCGGTCTACGCCGTCGCCGACGGCATGGGCGGCTACGAGGCGGGCGACCGGGCCAGTGCCGCGGTCATCGACGCGTTCCGCACGCATGTGGTCGGCGGGCCGGTGGCGAGCATCGCCGGGGTGCGTGCCGCGCTGGCCGACGCGGCATCCGCCGTCGCGACCGTGGCGGCGACGACCGAGCGCGGCGCCGGCTCGACCATCGCGGGGGTCGCGCTCGTCGACGACGAGGGCGAACCGGCATGGCTCGTCTTCAACGTGGGCGATTCGCGCGTCTACCGGCACCGCGGCACCGAGCTCGAGCAGGTGACCGTCGATCACTCCCTCGCGCAGGAGCTCGTCGACGCGGGCGAGCTTCGACCCGAGGAGCGCAACGGCTTCGCCCAGCGCAACGTGATCACGCGCGCGATCGGCGGCCCCGACAGCACGGCAGACAGCTGGCTGCTGCCGGTCGTGAACGGCGAGCGGCTGCTGATCTGCAGCGACGGCCTGACGGGCGAGGTCAGCGACGAGGGCATCCGGGCAACCCTCACCATGGGCGGTCGCGCCGAGTCGGTCGCGGCCGCGCTCGTGCAGCGAGCCCGTCAGGCTGGCGGTCGCGACAACATCACGGTCGTGGTCGTCGACGTCATCGCGGGCGGGCACGACGAGTCGGCGGATGCCGCCACGGGGACCGATCGAGGCGCGGATGCCGCGGCATCCGATGACGATCGCACGACGATACCCCTGCGGGGCCGCACGTGA
- a CDS encoding ABC transporter permease has product MRALGSEFQKIFTTRMWWLLTLLLVLYVAFLAGGFGAFLGWATDNPDAAAGASSTPLPTDGLAPLVYSFASSIGYVFPVLFGALAVTTEFRHKTLTPTFLVQPHRNTVLWAKYVSQLLFGAALGVVAFATSVGTGAGALAAFGIDTALDSSDTWALIGRGVLAMALWGTIGVGLGALVTNQVAAIVIVIAFTQFVEPILRLAASLNDVTASIGKFLPGAASDALVGASFYSVAAIGSSDALEWWQGGLVLLGIGLVTTLIGGLTTWRRDVS; this is encoded by the coding sequence ATGCGCGCGCTCGGCTCCGAGTTCCAGAAGATCTTCACCACCCGCATGTGGTGGCTGCTCACGTTGCTCCTCGTGCTCTACGTGGCGTTCCTCGCTGGAGGCTTCGGCGCGTTCCTCGGTTGGGCGACCGACAACCCCGACGCCGCGGCGGGTGCGAGCTCGACCCCGCTGCCGACCGACGGGCTCGCCCCGCTGGTGTACAGCTTCGCGTCGTCGATCGGCTACGTGTTCCCGGTGCTGTTCGGCGCGCTCGCGGTGACCACGGAGTTCCGCCACAAGACGCTGACCCCGACGTTCCTCGTGCAGCCGCACCGCAATACGGTGCTGTGGGCGAAGTACGTGTCGCAGTTGCTGTTCGGCGCCGCGCTCGGCGTGGTCGCCTTCGCGACGTCGGTCGGCACGGGCGCGGGGGCACTGGCGGCGTTCGGCATCGACACCGCACTCGACTCCTCCGACACCTGGGCGCTCATCGGGCGCGGCGTGCTCGCGATGGCGCTCTGGGGCACCATCGGCGTCGGCCTCGGCGCGCTCGTCACGAACCAGGTCGCGGCCATCGTCATCGTGATCGCATTCACCCAGTTCGTCGAGCCGATCCTGCGGCTCGCCGCCTCGCTGAACGACGTCACCGCGAGCATCGGCAAGTTCCTGCCTGGCGCCGCGAGCGACGCGCTCGTCGGCGCCTCGTTCTACAGCGTGGCCGCGATCGGGTCGTCCGACGCGCTCGAATGGTGGCAGGGCGGCCTCGTGCTGCTCGGCATCGGCCTCGTCACGACGCTCATCGGCGGTCTCACGACCTGGCGGAGGGACGTGTCGTAG
- a CDS encoding transglutaminase domain-containing protein, giving the protein MSATRGRGALGLGYVVVAGILATLSAWPVYESARMTVVAAVGMAAGLGLAWAARRLPVDGLARALLLVPATAVVFALVVVPVTIPAAAGGPSTWVTGIRDGFVGVVVGWRQLLTLALPLGEYQAVLVPFLLVMLVGTLVAAMLVAPDRRSSPFAVLVAFGMSGFGLAFGSSAVSEPVAIGPALVPAPRELVVAVGGLLAAVAWLLLRSRAIRAVALRRASADTVQQSSVAGWPAVRRRALAAALVLVGLVAGAVVTPVAAGSAQREALRDRVEPEVVLRQTATPLAAYRAAFATDRIDEAWLDIEGDTTGVERLRLATLDAYDGETFHVAAGSDAAAGPASRFSRLPGAAVRSAGDAAFTVTVREGYSGIWVPAPLGLRTAPDFTGARAGLLDDGFHRAGDGATSIDIAPVDREPAGSNDRGLVAGDEYRLVAAPDRAAPLEEPGDSPLLDPEDHPALATWIGLQAQPDSSAGFLELVRRLRERGYLSHAASDGADAATWIGALGGGYTFIPSYSGHSKARIEALFTQLVDQQRSAGPEASDADLVAGVGDDEQFAVAVALLARALGYDSRVVLGFRLAGGDEVAGIATCADTCTGGALSIWAEVSPGDASTGAAGVWTPIDATPQFEVAPSLIHEGEQLPEHPTTPDRPDTATIDPPSARSESSEAEAETARDAEPAPFAMPAWARWTALSTAALLLALLPAIVLLAAKGGRSRRRRREPLPEVRIVGAWDELLDLYADFGVLAAESGSRSATARASGRAAAGVLAGIVGRAVFAGDPPGVADADAAWAIVDAERTALAAESRVRRTLAARLSFASLARAAAPARSTARTPVRVTPVRAALEEPAR; this is encoded by the coding sequence ATGAGCGCGACCCGCGGACGTGGCGCGCTCGGCCTGGGCTACGTCGTCGTGGCCGGGATCCTCGCGACCCTCTCGGCCTGGCCGGTCTACGAGTCGGCTCGGATGACGGTGGTCGCCGCCGTCGGCATGGCCGCGGGCCTGGGGCTGGCGTGGGCTGCCCGACGTCTGCCGGTCGACGGTCTCGCGCGGGCACTGCTGCTCGTTCCGGCGACGGCCGTGGTGTTCGCCCTCGTCGTCGTGCCGGTCACGATCCCAGCAGCGGCGGGCGGGCCCTCGACGTGGGTGACCGGCATCCGCGACGGGTTCGTGGGCGTCGTCGTCGGGTGGAGGCAGTTGCTCACGCTCGCGCTGCCGCTCGGCGAGTACCAGGCGGTGCTCGTGCCGTTCCTGCTCGTGATGCTCGTCGGCACTCTCGTCGCCGCGATGCTCGTCGCGCCCGACCGCCGGAGCTCGCCGTTCGCGGTCCTCGTCGCCTTCGGCATGTCGGGCTTCGGGCTGGCGTTCGGTTCGAGCGCCGTGAGCGAGCCTGTCGCGATCGGACCCGCCCTCGTTCCGGCACCGCGCGAGCTCGTGGTCGCGGTCGGCGGGCTGCTTGCCGCGGTGGCCTGGCTGCTACTGCGCTCACGGGCGATCCGCGCGGTCGCCCTGCGTCGGGCGAGCGCGGACACCGTGCAGCAGTCGAGCGTCGCCGGATGGCCGGCCGTTCGGCGCCGTGCCCTCGCCGCGGCCCTCGTGCTCGTCGGACTGGTTGCGGGCGCGGTGGTCACCCCGGTCGCGGCGGGATCCGCACAGCGCGAGGCGTTGCGTGACCGGGTCGAGCCCGAGGTCGTGCTCCGACAGACGGCGACCCCGCTCGCGGCCTACCGGGCCGCGTTCGCGACGGATCGCATCGACGAGGCATGGCTCGACATCGAGGGCGACACGACGGGCGTCGAACGGCTGCGACTCGCGACGCTCGACGCCTATGACGGGGAGACCTTCCACGTGGCGGCCGGGTCCGATGCCGCGGCGGGTCCTGCGTCGCGGTTCAGCCGGTTGCCCGGGGCGGCGGTGCGGTCGGCGGGCGATGCAGCATTCACCGTGACGGTCCGCGAGGGCTACTCGGGCATCTGGGTCCCTGCGCCGCTCGGGCTGCGTACGGCTCCCGACTTCACCGGCGCCCGGGCGGGTCTGCTCGACGACGGCTTCCACCGTGCGGGCGACGGGGCGACCTCGATCGACATCGCACCGGTCGACCGGGAGCCGGCCGGCTCGAACGACCGCGGGCTCGTCGCGGGCGACGAGTACCGACTGGTCGCCGCCCCCGACCGGGCCGCGCCGCTCGAGGAGCCAGGCGACTCGCCGCTGCTCGACCCCGAAGACCACCCCGCCCTCGCGACGTGGATCGGGCTGCAGGCCCAGCCGGACTCGTCGGCCGGATTCCTCGAGCTCGTGCGCCGCCTGCGCGAGCGCGGGTACCTCAGCCACGCGGCCTCCGACGGTGCCGACGCCGCCACGTGGATCGGCGCGCTCGGCGGCGGATACACGTTCATCCCGAGCTACTCGGGCCACTCGAAGGCGCGCATCGAGGCGCTGTTCACGCAACTCGTCGACCAGCAGCGGTCGGCCGGCCCCGAGGCATCCGATGCCGACCTCGTCGCGGGCGTCGGCGACGACGAGCAGTTCGCCGTCGCGGTCGCGCTGCTCGCCAGGGCGCTCGGGTACGACTCGCGGGTCGTGCTGGGCTTCCGGCTCGCGGGCGGCGACGAGGTGGCCGGCATCGCGACCTGCGCGGACACGTGCACCGGCGGCGCGCTCTCGATCTGGGCGGAGGTGTCGCCCGGCGACGCTTCGACCGGGGCGGCCGGGGTGTGGACCCCGATCGACGCGACGCCGCAGTTCGAGGTCGCGCCGAGCCTGATCCACGAGGGCGAGCAGCTGCCCGAGCACCCGACGACGCCCGACCGGCCCGACACCGCGACGATCGACCCGCCGTCGGCCCGGAGCGAGTCGAGCGAGGCCGAGGCCGAGACCGCTCGCGATGCCGAGCCGGCACCTTTCGCGATGCCCGCGTGGGCGAGGTGGACGGCGCTTTCGACCGCGGCGCTGCTGCTCGCCCTGCTGCCCGCGATCGTGCTTCTCGCGGCCAAGGGCGGGCGTTCGCGCCGCCGCCGGCGGGAGCCGCTGCCCGAGGTCCGGATCGTCGGAGCGTGGGACGAGTTGCTCGACCTCTACGCCGACTTCGGGGTGCTCGCCGCCGAGTCGGGCTCACGGTCGGCCACGGCGCGCGCATCGGGTCGCGCCGCAGCTGGCGTGCTCGCCGGTATCGTCGGGCGAGCGGTGTTCGCCGGCGACCCGCCCGGGGTCGCCGATGCGGATGCCGCATGGGCGATCGTCGACGCGGAGCGCACCGCACTCGCGGCCGAGTCCCGGGTGCGGCGAACGCTCGCCGCGCGTCTCTCGTTCGCCTCGCTCGCCCGAGCCGCCGCCCCTGCTCGATCCACAGCCCGCACGCCCGTGCGCGTCACCCCCGTCCGCGCCGCACTCGAGGAGCCCGCCCGATGA
- a CDS encoding isocitrate lyase/phosphoenolpyruvate mutase family protein has protein sequence MTTIVEHATELRRLHTAPELLQVVNVWDVVSARAVAALPGTKALATASHSIAATFGYEDGEQIPVELMLDMVGRIARAVDVPVSADLEAGYGDAGETIRRAIGEGIVGANLEDQLKPLDESVAAVRASVAAADAEGVPFALNARTDAFLRGRDRTLEVNVADAIERGRAYLDAGATSVFVPGIFGEDVVRELVSGIGELKVTLIGLPGVPAPERLQELGVARVSYGPTIQRVALGALQDLATDLYLGGVLPEGIRPLN, from the coding sequence ATGACCACGATCGTCGAACACGCCACCGAACTCCGCCGCCTGCACACCGCACCCGAACTGCTCCAGGTGGTGAACGTCTGGGACGTCGTCTCGGCGCGCGCCGTCGCCGCCCTGCCCGGCACGAAGGCCCTCGCGACCGCGAGCCACTCGATCGCCGCGACCTTCGGCTACGAGGACGGCGAGCAGATCCCCGTCGAGCTCATGCTCGACATGGTCGGCCGTATCGCCCGCGCCGTCGACGTGCCCGTGAGCGCCGATCTCGAGGCCGGGTACGGCGACGCCGGCGAGACGATCCGCCGCGCGATCGGCGAGGGCATCGTCGGCGCCAACCTCGAGGACCAGCTGAAGCCGCTCGACGAGTCGGTCGCGGCCGTTCGGGCATCGGTCGCCGCGGCCGACGCCGAGGGCGTGCCGTTCGCACTGAACGCACGCACCGACGCCTTCCTCCGTGGCCGCGACCGCACGCTCGAGGTGAACGTCGCCGACGCGATCGAGCGCGGGCGCGCGTACCTCGACGCGGGTGCGACGAGCGTGTTCGTGCCCGGCATCTTCGGTGAAGACGTCGTGCGCGAGCTCGTCTCCGGCATCGGCGAGCTCAAGGTCACGCTCATCGGCCTGCCCGGCGTTCCTGCGCCCGAGCGCCTGCAGGAGCTCGGCGTCGCGCGCGTCTCGTACGGCCCCACGATCCAGCGCGTCGCGCTCGGCGCACTCCAGGACCTCGCGACCGACCTCTACCTCGGCGGCGTGCTGCCCGAAGGGATCCGCCCGCTCAACTGA
- a CDS encoding ATP-binding cassette domain-containing protein codes for MDSGIPIEITGLSKHFGSVTAVEDLSFTVQPGRVTGFLGPNGAGKTTTLRVLLGLVKASSGTATFGGTPYHALKRPLETVGAALDANFHPGRTARNHLKVTATAAGIPSSRVPVVLEQVGLTEFADRRVGGYSLGMRQRLALAFTLLGDPSVFVLDEPINGLDPEGIKWIRMFLQRLAQDGRTVLVSSHLLSEVQQSVDDVVIISRGRLAKTGTLASLELESAPRTIADSPDRARLSAALTQAGLEFTEGRNGFIVAEPDPGLVGHAAFVGGVELKSLYRLKSGLEESFLTLVSGEVEAHGDGAADEPEPDEPSPAPDGPAPDEEPPAAASGTADEDPGAPAGGAKE; via the coding sequence ATGGACAGCGGCATCCCCATCGAGATCACGGGGCTCAGCAAGCACTTCGGCAGCGTGACTGCCGTCGAGGACCTGAGCTTCACGGTGCAACCGGGCCGGGTGACCGGATTCCTCGGCCCGAACGGCGCCGGCAAGACGACCACCCTGCGAGTGCTCCTCGGCCTCGTGAAGGCCTCGAGCGGCACGGCCACGTTCGGCGGCACGCCGTATCACGCACTGAAGCGCCCACTCGAGACGGTCGGCGCCGCGCTCGACGCGAACTTCCACCCGGGGCGAACCGCACGCAACCATTTGAAGGTGACCGCCACCGCCGCAGGCATCCCCTCGTCTCGGGTACCCGTCGTGCTCGAGCAGGTCGGGCTCACCGAGTTCGCCGACCGCCGGGTGGGCGGCTATTCGCTCGGCATGCGGCAGCGTCTGGCCCTCGCGTTCACGCTGCTCGGCGATCCGTCGGTGTTCGTGCTCGACGAGCCGATCAACGGCCTCGACCCCGAGGGCATCAAGTGGATCCGCATGTTCCTCCAGCGCCTCGCCCAAGACGGCCGCACGGTGCTCGTGAGCTCGCACCTGCTGAGCGAGGTGCAGCAGAGCGTCGACGACGTCGTGATCATCTCGCGCGGCCGGCTCGCGAAGACCGGCACGCTCGCGAGCCTCGAGCTCGAGTCGGCGCCGCGCACCATCGCCGACTCGCCCGACCGGGCCAGGCTCTCCGCGGCGCTCACGCAGGCCGGCCTCGAGTTCACCGAGGGCCGCAACGGCTTCATCGTCGCCGAGCCCGACCCCGGGCTCGTCGGCCACGCGGCCTTCGTCGGCGGTGTCGAGCTCAAGTCGCTGTACCGCCTGAAGTCCGGGCTCGAGGAGTCCTTCCTCACGCTCGTGAGCGGCGAGGTCGAAGCGCACGGCGACGGCGCGGCCGACGAGCCCGAGCCCGACGAACCTTCGCCTGCCCCCGACGGGCCCGCACCCGACGAGGAACCGCCGGCCGCGGCATCCGGAACCGCCGACGAAGACCCCGGCGCCCCCGCCGGCGGGGCGAAGGAGTGA
- a CDS encoding DUF5684 domain-containing protein, translated as MTPADAQQLAAVTMAFVAISCAIGLGLYVWYAVMLSKVFAHAGLRSWSAWVPVYNQMQVFRLGGQHPLLALLLYVPIAQVVGLVFLVMALHRISGQYWRGVGTTVLGVLLPPVWATVIALGPSPDPERGRMPVRGASAGSIPPVAPGGPLSDPVATIASGWNAPCAAPVAAPRVPVTDPGARHAGTWPAGDSAPILPAWADLHPRGIAPAEAAPAAAAPTAAAPVPAAWQAAMPAAPSAFAGPVASAAPVAPAVAAAPAPTGAPVGSAVSEPVPRIPGRIEPLPAAPVASAAHLNAAPPLPDSAVLAGPALPSLPPVAAAPTFEPAASAAAAAVHAAPPVTALAVPVVTGAVQIGEAQAGPDDLDEDPLDRTVVVARKPLVTWRLVPESGEPLVLLGDVVLLGRSPRTAGVGESRLVVPDPSRTLSKTHAVLRLEGEAWSITDLASTNGVLVADEMGVDRLLDAGVPTPVPDRFVLGTLAVRIERNPPHTGIHGR; from the coding sequence ATGACCCCAGCAGACGCCCAGCAGCTCGCCGCCGTCACCATGGCGTTCGTCGCGATCTCGTGCGCGATCGGCCTCGGACTGTACGTCTGGTACGCCGTGATGCTGTCCAAGGTGTTCGCGCACGCCGGGCTCCGGTCATGGTCGGCGTGGGTGCCCGTGTACAACCAGATGCAGGTGTTCCGGCTCGGCGGGCAGCATCCGTTGCTCGCGCTGCTGCTCTACGTCCCGATCGCGCAGGTCGTCGGCCTCGTGTTCCTGGTCATGGCATTGCACCGCATCAGCGGGCAGTACTGGCGAGGGGTCGGCACGACCGTGCTCGGCGTGCTCCTGCCGCCCGTCTGGGCGACCGTGATCGCGCTCGGACCCTCGCCCGATCCCGAACGGGGGCGGATGCCGGTGCGCGGCGCCTCGGCGGGGTCGATCCCGCCCGTGGCGCCTGGCGGACCGCTCTCCGACCCCGTCGCGACGATCGCCTCGGGCTGGAACGCGCCGTGCGCCGCACCGGTCGCAGCCCCACGCGTGCCGGTCACCGATCCCGGGGCGAGGCACGCGGGCACGTGGCCGGCGGGCGACTCCGCGCCGATCCTCCCGGCGTGGGCCGACCTGCATCCCCGTGGGATCGCGCCGGCCGAGGCCGCACCAGCAGCTGCCGCACCGACCGCTGCCGCGCCGGTGCCCGCTGCGTGGCAGGCCGCGATGCCAGCGGCACCGTCGGCCTTCGCCGGACCCGTCGCCTCTGCCGCTCCCGTCGCCCCTGCCGTGGCTGCTGCGCCGGCGCCGACCGGCGCGCCCGTCGGGTCGGCCGTCTCGGAACCGGTGCCGAGGATTCCCGGCCGGATCGAGCCGCTGCCGGCCGCGCCGGTGGCTTCCGCCGCCCACCTGAACGCTGCTCCGCCCCTGCCCGATTCCGCGGTGCTCGCCGGCCCTGCACTGCCGAGCCTGCCGCCCGTGGCGGCGGCGCCCACGTTCGAGCCTGCGGCATCCGCTGCGGCAGCTGCCGTGCACGCCGCTCCGCCGGTGACCGCACTCGCCGTGCCCGTCGTTACCGGTGCGGTGCAGATCGGGGAGGCGCAGGCCGGCCCAGACGACCTCGACGAGGATCCGCTCGACCGCACCGTCGTGGTCGCGCGCAAGCCGCTCGTGACCTGGCGCCTCGTGCCCGAGAGCGGCGAGCCGCTCGTGCTGCTGGGTGACGTGGTGCTGCTCGGCCGCAGTCCGCGAACTGCCGGGGTGGGGGAGTCCCGCCTCGTCGTGCCCGATCCGAGTCGGACGCTGTCGAAGACCCACGCCGTGCTCCGGCTCGAGGGCGAGGCGTGGAGCATCACCGACCTCGCCTCCACGAACGGGGTGCTCGTCGCCGACGAGATGGGCGTCGACCGGCTCCTCGACGCGGGGGTTCCGACGCCGGTGCCCGACCGGTTCGTGCTCGGCACGCTCGCCGTTCGCATCGAACGGAACCCGCCGCACACCGGGATCCACGGCCGATGA